A portion of the Drosophila innubila isolate TH190305 chromosome 3L unlocalized genomic scaffold, UK_Dinn_1.0 0_D_3L, whole genome shotgun sequence genome contains these proteins:
- the LOC117786682 gene encoding uncharacterized protein LOC117786682 yields the protein MIKYQLLLVSVWTTSVVLGLNLQFDEFYSKSFVPNDIIVSYSVENMEIFNYNMTVKEHFPGKLLMHIFARKLDNSPGGKNSVEMLKMKNLDFCKTLESLRNMTLDDFPGESLMPSTFLISCPLTPGFYYVDKGFVDVTQVPLRIDDGRYFLQFELIQIYDEVIKLLNCKIRLRKTTVESALQLEH from the exons AtgattaaatatcaattactATTGGTATCAGTCTGGACAACATCTGTAGTCCTGGGC CTCAACCTTCAATTTGATGAGTTCTACTCCAAATCTTTTGTACCCAATGACATAATTGTCAGTTACAGCGTGGAAAATATggagatttttaattataatatgacTGTCAAGGAGCATTTTCCCGGCAAATTGCTTATGCACATCTTTGCTCGAAAGCTGGACAATTCGCCGGGGGGTAAAAACAGTGTTGAAATGCTGAAAATGAAGAATTTAGATTTCTGCAAGACACTCGAGTCCCTGCGCAATATGACATTAGATGATTTTCCTGGCGAATCCCTGATGccatcaacatttttaatatcctGCCCACTGACACCGGGTTTCTACTACGTGGACAAAGGATTTGTTGATGTCACTCAAGTTCCATTGCGCATTGACGATGGCAGATACTTTCTGCAATTCGAACTTATTCAGATCTATGATGAGGTTATCAAGTTATTGAACTGCAAAATCAGGTTGAGAAAGACTACAGTCGAATCGGCGCTGCAGTTGGAGCATTAA
- the LOC117786414 gene encoding uncharacterized protein LOC117786414, protein MKYIVLALFLCLLAVALVNAVPVDETLQGDNFFGQSDVHNPHDPQAIFKLKKLKKLLLG, encoded by the exons atgaagtACATTGTATTG GCCCTTTTCCTCTGTCTGCTGGCTGTGGCTCTGGTCAACGCGGTGCCCGTCGATGAGACTCTCCAGGGTGACAACTTCTTTGGACAGTCGGATGTGCACAATCCCCACGATCCTCAGGCCATCTTCAAGCTGAAGAAGCTTAAAAAACTACTGCTCGGTTAA